The DNA segment GAATATCCCAACGCCCGACTTCGTGGCTTTCCGCAATAACCCTGCTTTGACACCTACGCTGGCCGCATTCCAGGTGCCTACCATCAATACCAACGGACCTGATGTTAAAATACCCGTTGTGTACAAAGCCAATATCTCCTATACGCGCTTTATCACGGAACGGTTAAAAGTGGGTGTTACCGGCTACATGACCCTCGGAAGGAACAATTACCTCTACGTAGATAGAAACATGTCCAAAGAGCCCCTCTTCAGGCTTACCAGTGAAGACAACCGGGGTGTATACGTACCGCTTGAATCAATGCCCGACAATGGTCAGGGTGATTGGTTACAGGGCCGTATCAGTAAAAAACTTGGCAGGGTATTGGAACTGAACAGTACAGGAAAGGTGAACCAGTTTGCGGTGGTAATGGATGCAAACTGGCAATACTATAAAGATGGAGAAGTATCAGTAAGCTATACCTGGAATGATGCCAAAGACAATATCTCCTATAATGGTAACGTAGCCAACACCTCCACTTTATCCTTACCGGTGAAGGACGATCCGAGAGACGTAAGCAACATTACTTATTCCGATAACCAGTTTCGCCATAAAGTAGTATTCTATGCTACCTCGCCTACTTTATGGGGTTTCAGTATGGGTGTGCGTTATTCTGGTATTGGTGGCACCCGGTATAGCCTTCTGTCTGGCGTAAACAGCAATGCCGATTTTGTGACTACCAATGACCTGGCCTATATTTTTGATATGAAAGGGAGCGCTACGCCAGAGGCTATTAAAAAGGGTTTACAGGCTATACTGGATAACCCCAGTGCGAGCCCGAGCCTGAAAGATTATATTACCAAATACTCAGGAAAGATCGCAGAAAGAAATGGAGGCATTAACGGTTTCTATGGCGTCTTCGACCTGCGCCTCAGCAAAAAATTCTCTTTCTCTCAAAATAAGCAACAGGGTCTGGAGGTTTCAATGGACCTGTTCAACGTGGCCAACCTGCTCAATAAAACATGGGGGGCTTATAAGAACCTTAGCACGCAGGCATTGTATAACAGCAAAAGTTTTGATAGAACAAACCAGCGCTACAACTATGGTGTCAATACTGCCGGTGTTGTAACGCCTTCAGGTGATCCTTACCAGTTCCAGTTAGGGGTCAGGTATAGTTTCTAAAAAATCATCTATATGTATAAAGGGTGTATCATATACTGATACACCCTTTTTTATTCAGGGAGCCTGTTACATACTGGCCCTGTTCTCTTCTTCATTCTGTTTGCTTTGCCTGGCACTGTGGGTTGATTTTCCAAAACTGTAGCTCAACGTTAATGCCGCCTTTTTCTGGCCAAACCAGTGCCACAATTGATTATTAATAATGCTTTTTTCGCGGAATATATAATGTACTTCAAACGTATTGAAAACATCATAAAAATTGAACTTGGAATTCAGCTTCCCTTTAAACCATGTTTTTTGCAGGCCCAGGTCTACATTACCGATAGGCCTGATAATATACAGACCCGAACCCTGGTTGTAACGGTAATTATAATAAATATCAAACGTGCACCCTTTGGGAAGGGAAAACACGTGGCTACCATTCACCATGTGTCGCTTGATAGGTATCGCGTAAGTAACGTTATGGTAGGGTGTTTGTTCCTTTAAATAATAACCGCCAATAGTATGGCTCATTCTCCACCACTTTGTAACGGTAAGCGGAAAGCTTACTTCTATGCTGGCAAAATCATTGTAAGGCAGGTTTCTTCCCAGGTATTGCAGAATATTCGTAACAGGGTCATACTCGGGATAGCGCGTCATGGGATCTGTTTCCCTGCCGGCACTCACAGAAACAGTAAAGGCCTTTTGGGAGTAGGAAATACTCAGGGTATTCGTTTTCGAAGGCAGTAAATAAGGATTACCTACCCAGTAATTGAGCGGACTGAAATAAAACCGGAAAGGATTAAGCTGGGCAAAAACGGGGCGGGTGATGCGGCGGCTATATGAAAAATGAAGCTGTTGATTTTCACTAATGGCATAAGTTACATTCACACTGGGCAGCCAGGTTAAATAATCTCTGTTCGTTACCTCTTTTAGGGTAACGGCATCGGCAGTGCTATGCGTGTGTTCAGCCCTCAAACCTGCTATAATAGTAAACTTTTTGAATTTCCTTTCATAAGAAGCATACCCGGCAGTAACATACTCATCATACCGAAAACTATTCGTGCGACTGCTGTCCAGCTCAAAACTATTCCCGGTATTCAAGGTATCATAACGTAGGTCATTCCAGGTAGTCGTAAAAGCAAACCTTCCGCCTACACTCCATTTCCCTTTACCAGCATTCCCTGAAAGGTCCACCTGCGCCGTACGGATGAAAATATCATTCTTTAAAATAGTTTTCCAATAAGTCTGTAAATCTCCGGTAAGTGTATTCCTCGTTTGTATATCCTCCCGCTGCCGGTTGCTGATATTCACCAGTGAGCTTAAGAATTGCAATTGTGTTTTGCCAATCCGTGCCATATAATTCAGGTTCACAGCATAATTATCCTGTTCCGGATCATAATAATTATGGGTATTCGTATGGGAAACCATGTTTTTGGCCGATGAATCGGTAGTATGAAGTGTATTGTAGGCATGCATTTTCCGGTTTACCTGGTAAGCCCTTAACAAGATCTCGATACGCTGGTCTTTTTTAATAGTATAATCTGCTCCCAACTGGAAATTAAAATTATCGTTATCCATTGATCGACGGTTTTTTGTAGCCATGATATTGGTATTGGCCAAATGCTGCAAGGCACGGTACTGGTAAATATTTGAGCCCACTGTATATCCCAAACGGGCTGTATAGGCGATCTTGTTTGTTTTATAGGTGAGCAGGAGATTATTTTCCACCAGCGTATAAGCATTTTGCTGGATATTGGTGCTCACATTGCCTTTCCAACCCAATGTCCGGTCCCGCTTTAATTTAATGTCAATAATTGCCTTATGCTCAGCATCATATTGTGCGGAGGGATTCGCAATCACTTCCACCGATTCTATCATATCGGGTGACAGGCTCGTCAGGTAATTTTGTAATTCTTCCGGGCTCATGGGCACCGCTTTGCCGTCAACAAATACGGCCGGCGTAATCCTCCCCGACAATAGGAGCGCACCATCGCCGCTCACTTCCAGGCCGGGTATCTTTCTAAATACATCAAGGGCATTCGTCGCTGTTTTAAAAAAACGGTTGCCGGCCACGTTAAGCACTAGCCTGTCTGCCATACGCTGAATAGCAGGTTTTCCACCGGTCACTACTACCTCATTCAGCAAGCCGGGGTCAGTAGTCATGGGTATATTACCCAGGTCCAACATGTCCTGAACAGCATTTGCCACCAAAACCTCTCTATACAATTCCTGGTGTCCCAGGGAAGAAAGCAACAGGAGGTATTTTCCGTTTAGGATATTGCGTAGTTCAAAAACGCCGGTAGAATCGGTTACCTGTTCCTTAACGGGGATTGAATCCCGGGAGGAAAGCAGGCGTACAGTAACAAAGCCTATCCCCTGGCTATTTTTACCATCTACAACCTTTCCTTTAACAGCTATTTGTGCCTGGGATGCTATATGAGCGCCCAGGAGCAGGCTAAAAATAAGACAGGACCTTACCAGCATTTGCAACATTTTTCGCAAACCTAATAAGGGGGCAAACTAGGAAGGTACCACATTGTAAATCCGGCGTACGGATTTATAAAACCGTACGATTTATAATAGCGGAATGCAGGAAATCAGTTCTTTACTTAGTATTATTTTTCTCCATGCTTTCCTTGAAAAGAGCGGGTGTGGTATCTGTCACCTTCTTAAAAGCAGTATAAAAAGTGGATTTGGAGTTGTAACCTACTTCGTACCCGATCGCTTCCAGGGTAAGGCGGTCATCAGTAGTGATCAGTTTACAGGCTTCCCTGATCCGGTATTCATTAATATAGGTCGAAAAACTTTTACCCAGGTTCTCATTCAGCAGTTGCGACAATTGGTGGGTGGAGATATTGATCTTTTGGGCCAGGTCGCTTAGTTTGAGGTTGGGGTCCTTGTACAGGTCCTTATCCACAATAGCCTTTTCCAGGTTTTCTATCCATGCCAGGGCATCGCTTTCGGCTATCTTTCTTTTTTCAGGTTTCCCGGGCTGTTCTGCTTCAGGTACCTGCAATATCCTTTCCATCCTGGCGCCATATAAATAAAAGGAAACAGTAAGATATAACATAAAAGAAAATAAAACTGCCCCGCTGATATACAGGCAGATGCCCAGTACGGCCACTCCGCATAAGGCCAGCAGATAGGAAAGGAAAAAAATGAAGTTACTCAGGAATATCAATAGCCAGAAGACTTCCCTTTTCTTCAGGCTGGATGGCTGTGTAAAAAGCGTTTTTAAAAGCCCCTTCAGTAAAAATCCCGTAGCGATCACATACAGCGTCCATTGCCCATAAATAACATAAGCTATAATACGGTTCCAGGCCAAAGGAAAAGTTTGGTAAGGAATGAGAATACCCACCACCACTAAAACACCCAACAAAATACCCCAGGTCCATTTCCACGAAGCTGGCGGCCGGGTAACTTGCAGCAGTGCCGACCGCGTAAAATAATACAGCGCAGGGCCGATCAGGAAACAGGCCGACAAACCTATCTGCAAATAGATATAGGGTACCAATTCGTGATTGAAAAATAAAAAAACAGACTTGGCTACCCGCAAACTGATGGCCAGCAACAGTACACCCAGCAGGAGGGTAGTGAGTGACCTTATCCTTTTGCTTACAAAAAGATAAATGCTCAGCACAAAGCCATTAAAAGCCCCTAACAAACTAATAAAAAACAATATTTGCTGACCAATGCTCATGGATACCTGTAAAAAGGGTGACAGAGGGGGAAAAATTAAGACAAATTACGCGGAATAAACCCTGTTATTCCTAAAATTTGCATCTATGAGAAAGATCCTCCTCCTTCTTTTATTGACAGGTGCACTATATGCACATGCCTAACAGCAATATACCACAGAAAAAGATATTCCTTACTATGCAGATTCAGTCAATAAAAGAAGTGCATACCATCCCAAAAAAATACTGGAAAAGAAATAGATCCCCGCGAAATAAACGGATTGGCTATATATTGAGCGCTACGCGTCGTCCCGTTGCGGCAGCTTTATAAATGGCCTCAATAATGACCAGGTCACGACGGCCTATTTCACCCGGTATGGGCGACTCGCGGTTGGATAATACACACCTGGCAAAATCGTCCATTTGTAAAGCTTGCTGATTGGGTGGTGTAAAGCTCAGCGGTCCGCGACTGGTTTCCACCACCATGCCCCGGTAAGTAAAGGCATGTTCCTTAAATTCAATCCAGCCCTTGGCGGAAGCCGCTTTGAAGCGATCGCAATTATGCTGATAACTTGTTTGTGCCGTGCAGATAGCTCCTCCGGGAAATTCCATCGTCCAGCTCATTCCCTGTTCCACATCAACAAACAGATCTGGTCGGGTGGTAGGATGTGCGATCGCCGTTACTGCGAGGGGAGCTGCGCCATTGGCTGCCATACACGCTCCCTGAATAATATAAATACCCAGGTCCATAATAGGTCCGCCGCCTGCCAGCTTTTTATCGGCACGCCATACTTTCGTGCTCATCACAAAACCACGGTCGCCTGTCATATTGGTGATCGGGCCAAAGCCCTGTTCTTTTGCCAGCCGCATCAATTCCTGATGATAAGGATCAAAATGGAGCCGGTATCCTACAGAAAGCTTCACCTTGGCAGCCCGGCAGGCAGCTATGATGCTATCGCATTCTGCCACCGTATTGGCCATCGGTTTTTCGCAGATAACATGTTTGCCTGCCTGTGCGGCGGCAATGGCATGTGCTGCATGCAGGCCGTTGGGCGTAACAACATATACAATATCTATATCAGGATTGCTGGCCAGTTGGGCCATCGTATCATAACTATATATGTTTTTAACAGGAAATCCATAATCTTTTGCCCATTGTTCTCCTTTTTCCTTTGAGCCGGTGACTACTCCCATCAGCCGGCAGAACTTTGTTTCGCGCAAAGCCGGTCCCAATTGCCGGGTACTGTATTTGCCCAGTCCCACTAGGGCTACACCCAGTTTGCGGTCTTGCCGCTCACCGGCATAAAGACCCAACGGACCGGCTATGACTGCTGTTGCTGTACCGGCTGATAGCTGTGAAAGAAATGAACGGCGGCTGATTATTTTTTTCATAACAGATGGGTTATATGGCAAACCAATTTAACCCATTAGGACTTAGGCATAGTAACCACAGATAGCTGTTTATGAACTGATTTTGGCAAGAAGAAGTTCTGTATACATTTACATACACCATATTTCTCCGGCCCGTACGGTAATATAAATGGTATCACCAATTGTAAAATCATCATCCGCTGTCTTCACAAACAGCTTATGCTTTCCAACCATCACCGTCAGTTCGTAATAACTGCCATAATAAAGTACTGCTTTTACAATAGCTGCCGCACCCTGGTCCTGCGTGGAAGAAACAACCAGGTCTTCAGGCCGTAGAAAAAGATGGGCGGAATGTTTCATGGAAATAGCCGGGCCCAGGAGTATCGTTGCCAGGGAATGGTTCAGCAGGTTATAATTGCCAAATAGGCCGGCTACATATTCATTCGTGGGTTGCTGATAGATCTCTTGTGGTGTTCCCGATTGTATAACTGCGCCATCTTTCATCACCAGTATCAGGTCGGCCCAGGAAAGTGTATCGAGGGGATCGTGTGATACCATCATACAACTGATCCTGAGTTTAGCGCCAATATCCCGGATAATCGTTTTGAGCAATTGCTTATGCACCATATCTGTATTGGAGAAAGGCTCATCCAGTAATAACAGCCGTGGGGAAGTGATCAGTAGCTTGGCCAGTGCGATCCGTTGCTTTTCGCCGCCGGATAATTGATTCGTTCTTCTTTTAAGCAGGTGATTGATCTGGCATACTTCATACAAAGCGGCGGCCGCTTCATCGGATAGCAGGTTGGCATATTCCAGTACCTGCTCTACCCGCAAATTATTGGGCAGTTCAAAATGTTGGGAAAGGTATACAATACCCGGATGTCCGGGTATCAGCTTATCTGCAGGTCCCAGGATCTTCTTTCCCTCAAACAATACTTGTCCGGCATCAGATTCCACCAGGCCCGCAATGATCTTCAGTAAGGTGCTTTTACCGGAACCTGTTTCTCCTGCAATGGCTATCTGCTGAAACTTTTCCTGTAGGAAGCTGATCTGCTTTAATTCAAAACCCCGCTCGTCTTTTTTGGAAATACCGGATACTTCTAATAGGTGCATGTCATAAAAGGGAGTGTTGCTCCCGGTTGTCAAAAATAACTATAAGAGATGACAAGTACCTGGCAGTTATCTTGCCGATAATTGAACTTTCTTACCGGTGCGTGCCGATTCTTTGGCAGCTTCGAGGATCTTCACCACGGTAAGATTATTGGGCAATGCATAGAGGCCATCCGGCGCTACTTTAATTTTTCCGTGTATTACATCGGCCAGGTATTTGAAAGGATCTTCATATACTGGAATATCTTGAGCAGTTACCTGCCGGGTCATAACCTGGGAGCCTTGTCTTACGACTAGTGTTTTGCTGTCGGGCGCAAAAATATAGCCTTTGTCGCCAT comes from the Paraflavitalea devenefica genome and includes:
- a CDS encoding TonB-dependent receptor domain-containing protein, whose protein sequence is MLVRSCLIFSLLLGAHIASQAQIAVKGKVVDGKNSQGIGFVTVRLLSSRDSIPVKEQVTDSTGVFELRNILNGKYLLLLSSLGHQELYREVLVANAVQDMLDLGNIPMTTDPGLLNEVVVTGGKPAIQRMADRLVLNVAGNRFFKTATNALDVFRKIPGLEVSGDGALLLSGRITPAVFVDGKAVPMSPEELQNYLTSLSPDMIESVEVIANPSAQYDAEHKAIIDIKLKRDRTLGWKGNVSTNIQQNAYTLVENNLLLTYKTNKIAYTARLGYTVGSNIYQYRALQHLANTNIMATKNRRSMDNDNFNFQLGADYTIKKDQRIEILLRAYQVNRKMHAYNTLHTTDSSAKNMVSHTNTHNYYDPEQDNYAVNLNYMARIGKTQLQFLSSLVNISNRQREDIQTRNTLTGDLQTYWKTILKNDIFIRTAQVDLSGNAGKGKWSVGGRFAFTTTWNDLRYDTLNTGNSFELDSSRTNSFRYDEYVTAGYASYERKFKKFTIIAGLRAEHTHSTADAVTLKEVTNRDYLTWLPSVNVTYAISENQQLHFSYSRRITRPVFAQLNPFRFYFSPLNYWVGNPYLLPSKTNTLSISYSQKAFTVSVSAGRETDPMTRYPEYDPVTNILQYLGRNLPYNDFASIEVSFPLTVTKWWRMSHTIGGYYLKEQTPYHNVTYAIPIKRHMVNGSHVFSLPKGCTFDIYYNYRYNQGSGLYIIRPIGNVDLGLQKTWFKGKLNSKFNFYDVFNTFEVHYIFREKSIINNQLWHWFGQKKAALTLSYSFGKSTHSARQSKQNEEENRASM
- a CDS encoding helix-turn-helix domain-containing protein — translated: MSIGQQILFFISLLGAFNGFVLSIYLFVSKRIRSLTTLLLGVLLLAISLRVAKSVFLFFNHELVPYIYLQIGLSACFLIGPALYYFTRSALLQVTRPPASWKWTWGILLGVLVVVGILIPYQTFPLAWNRIIAYVIYGQWTLYVIATGFLLKGLLKTLFTQPSSLKKREVFWLLIFLSNFIFFLSYLLALCGVAVLGICLYISGAVLFSFMLYLTVSFYLYGARMERILQVPEAEQPGKPEKRKIAESDALAWIENLEKAIVDKDLYKDPNLKLSDLAQKINISTHQLSQLLNENLGKSFSTYINEYRIREACKLITTDDRLTLEAIGYEVGYNSKSTFYTAFKKVTDTTPALFKESMEKNNTK
- a CDS encoding Gfo/Idh/MocA family protein, which codes for MKKIISRRSFLSQLSAGTATAVIAGPLGLYAGERQDRKLGVALVGLGKYSTRQLGPALRETKFCRLMGVVTGSKEKGEQWAKDYGFPVKNIYSYDTMAQLASNPDIDIVYVVTPNGLHAAHAIAAAQAGKHVICEKPMANTVAECDSIIAACRAAKVKLSVGYRLHFDPYHQELMRLAKEQGFGPITNMTGDRGFVMSTKVWRADKKLAGGGPIMDLGIYIIQGACMAANGAAPLAVTAIAHPTTRPDLFVDVEQGMSWTMEFPGGAICTAQTSYQHNCDRFKAASAKGWIEFKEHAFTYRGMVVETSRGPLSFTPPNQQALQMDDFARCVLSNRESPIPGEIGRRDLVIIEAIYKAAATGRRVALNI
- a CDS encoding ABC transporter ATP-binding protein, encoding MHLLEVSGISKKDERGFELKQISFLQEKFQQIAIAGETGSGKSTLLKIIAGLVESDAGQVLFEGKKILGPADKLIPGHPGIVYLSQHFELPNNLRVEQVLEYANLLSDEAAAALYEVCQINHLLKRRTNQLSGGEKQRIALAKLLITSPRLLLLDEPFSNTDMVHKQLLKTIIRDIGAKLRISCMMVSHDPLDTLSWADLILVMKDGAVIQSGTPQEIYQQPTNEYVAGLFGNYNLLNHSLATILLGPAISMKHSAHLFLRPEDLVVSSTQDQGAAAIVKAVLYYGSYYELTVMVGKHKLFVKTADDDFTIGDTIYITVRAGEIWCM